The Drosophila innubila isolate TH190305 chromosome 2L unlocalized genomic scaffold, UK_Dinn_1.0 4_B_2L, whole genome shotgun sequence genome segment ttgtcgacattaaataattattaaccaaacttacaaaACATTTATTCGTTTTTCTCATGAATAAGTTAAGAGCTGAAGCCTGGAATTGTGCATGTTTTTTCAGTCGttttaaataaagagagaATAAAGATATTTGCCCGACTTAAGATGTCAGAATTGACGACGCGACGAGTAAAATGCCTTGATCCTGCTTTCCTCGTACTTGGACTGCTAATCCCCGTGGGTATATCCTGCGGCTGTCTGAGCCTTTGTTAACAACCCAATCCTGTGCTATCGCTGCGTTAgctttgtatttgcttttcgCTTATCTGCAGCTTGTCCCTAGCCATTTTCCAGTTAATGATCAAAGTGGTGATGTTGTCCCTCCTTCTTTTACTCTCTCTTCGCCTAGTCAGGTGGACTCACAGTTCGTTTATATGTTAGGTGTTCGCTATTCGCTCATTTAGACCTTTTGGCAGGGCCATAACAACGTAATCGAGTGGACACAATGCGATAAAGTCGAATGGCTGGCACTTAATGCTACGGCAAAGGCAGTTTcaagatagaaaaaaaaaatgtgccgGCAAATTGGCCAACTTTGCGCTTTTTTTTGGTGCAGCACGTCCTTGTAGCCATCTTCTCTGTCCTCCCCGCGCCACCTAATTAAGTGCCAAATCCTAAGTTATAGTTGCGGCCCAAAGGCATCATAATTGTAATACCCTGGTCCTATATTACGATGCATGTTCATGGATCCGAAGCCGAGATACGCGTAATTAAAGGGGGCGCAATGCATGAAAATAGCTTGTATCACGCCGTTTATTATAACTTGCATTTTAAGGATATGGTATAGACTATTCTAATAGTCTAGCAATTGTTACACATCACACTAAATCAGAGGATTGAGCAAATTCGAACTGTCACAACTTTGGCAAAATTGTAccagcggaatgtcattttgatcatggtttggcatctaaattttttctgcaatcaaattttattataatcgttcaaaaaattgtattcctCTGAATCTAGATGTTTACTtcgatgtcataattattaaaaaaaagaacaccttatcattttaaaatattaaaaaatttatttggtgTACCATTACGTACCGGCactgataccgaaaccgaataagaaaactgaaatagaaccttttaccaaaatagttgttttggaacataccggaaccgaaaccgtaacctttattggtttcggtttggTTCTTTGGTTTCGTATTTATTTCTATCGATTTACTTCAAGTTATtctatttttagaaattctaaaaactttttaattttaatagaatcaacaaatatttcttatattccTAGACACGAGCGAATATCTCTATATTCTATATCCTACTTAGTTCGTAGATTTTTATTAGAATAAAAGAAGTCAAAGATACTTACACTTATTCTTCTTAGGgtaattcattttcattcctATTTTCTTACGAAAATACTTTAagcttttcatatttatgcacgctatattttaaaaactctcATTTCAgtcttataatttttgtattataagtTAGGATCTTGGATAAGGAAAATGTACAgtcattataatattaattcatTGACACTattaaattgctttattttccCGACTTATAAGTATGTCCCTGCCTCATTTATTCTGTTTACGTGGTATCCATTAGTCCTTAGTGCACTGTGTCCCATTGTCCGTCCATCCTTCCGTCCcgcttaaaaacatttagtGCACATTAAGCGGTGtttttcagaaaaattattttcaattgtgtTTTGTGCTGTTGTTCTTTGACTGGAACGAGAGAGAATCCGCAACGAACACTCCAGTGTACCTGTGCACTCGGCTCATTGCGCACGGCTGCGCTTTTGGCAGCGTCCAAGGCAcattcctcttcctcttcttcctcGTCCTCATCCTCCCTCCCAATGTTGTTTTCCTCGAAGTGGCTggaaatcatttataattttcatagtATTTATTGTggcaatttttagttttttgttgatagtgttttatatatgaatatgcatgaaattgacattcagcaaaatctatttaaattgctGCCGGTAAAAACAATTTCGTATACGCCATGTGGGCGTGGTATTTGATGGATCGCTCGATGGTTGGGTGTTTGGGTTGGAAAGCACGTATTGAAATatattgcatttgcatttgccagGGTATTAAGGCTTGCGAATGCTCAAATGCCATAAAAACTACTGAAGTGGAATAAAAACACGCAAGACTGCAATAATTTGATTCTCAGGATTGACCAATAAATACCCTGCATGACCCTGTGAAACGAATTTTAAACTagcttgttaaattttttaaaacatgaaAGTTATTCCTTGTTTTCTTTAGAGGgtatacaatattttgattaaaaattgaattgaatattatAGCAAATTTATCGCTCGAACAATTTTTATAGCCTTCATGTGGACATAATTTAAAGCATTctttaattcaaattgattaCACATTTGCCAGAATATTTAAAGAGCTTCGCAAAgtttctttaagttttttaaccTTCCAATCATTAACTTTGGCACAAAGAAAATCACTTAACATAGTGGCAAGTAACTTCCAGTCACCTGCAaactttgtttataaataaatcaaatatgttaTCCCAAAGGtactttcaaataaattgtatttaccGCAAGGAGTCGAGGCcagtaaaatacaatttacaatttactgCCAATGCGAAAAGGAAAAgacaagttttaaataaattgcaaacaaatgcttttattcaattttataacaacaacaacaaaaacaactctagtaaaataaaatggaatgaaataaaatagaataaaataagcTGCAAGTTTGCTGTGACCGCAAAGCACTTGACATGCTCAGCTGCTGTCCAATATAATGCAAAAACTTTGCAACGACCTGTCTGACTACGATACAGACATGCAtaacatataaacatatatctATAGATGCCAGCGATGTTTTCTCCTCTTGTGGTTTTCCCGTCAGCCAAGTTCACATATCAATATATTATGTAGATGtgctgttgtgtgtgttgctaCCAAAAGATTGACACACAAAGCAAGAGTTCACAAAGATAGAACTTACTATAAATGCTAACACTGGTTGTAAGCTAGTAACACCCTGTATTAAGCGAATGCTGAAATTACTTTCTGAATGTCTCAAGCAGTTGTTTGTATTTGAGCCGTCTATCTATTTTACAGAATCTATTCACTAGGATAGTTTACTATTTTAAAGCCGGAGATTACTGTGAAGTTGGGCTACAGATACTGAAATGCCGgagaatatttttcttatgcAGATTTTCATATAATTCGCAACTTAAAGTTGTAATGTAatctatatgtacatatatctagGTATCAGTTTGATACAATGTTCTATCTCAATCAAAGTTGGAATGAAAGGACGAAGTTGTGCCTTACTTATGTAAATGGCCATACCACCCTTATGTGATAACCCAGAAATtattcaagtttttaattacccttatatcgatattatcgattatattaaatatttatttataggcAGTTACCATTACAATCAAATGCTAATTGACTTTTCAACGGCTGAACATTTTCGAAACCAGCAAGTGAAAgccttttaaataatttaggtTCTTCTAATTCTAATGACCTTAAACTGTCTATCGTCTACAGGGCAATTgctatttaaacttaaaactaTTGCTAGGTGCTTGTTTGTCTGGTCTGACCAcagcaaaacaataattaaaataatattgatagaATCTAAAATCAAAGTTGTTTCAATAGAAAATATCAAGCATATTTTAACAGAATATTCCGaatactaatttaaaataaatggtcgttttacattatttttataaacaattgtatttaaatcagtttttacttataataaatcaaatggaaAATACAGAGCGAATGTCACTGCCGAGTAAATGTGCGTGTAATCTTAACTGGAAgttctatttcaatttgtcTGCACCAAATAGAAAAAACATCCTCATTTGTGGGGAGTATTTAAGAGTTTTTTTGTGGCACCTTGATAATGACACTCTTAACCTCTGTGTAATTGGAGAGCGCATATTCGCCATTCTCGCGTCCATGGCCGGACATCTTGTAGCCACCGAATGGAGCCTGAGCCGCTAAGGCGTTATAGGTGTTAACCCAAACTGTGCCGGCACGAAGACCATTCACCAGGTAGTTGGCCTTGTCGAGATCCTTGGTAAAGATACCGGCAGCCAGGCCATAGTCAGAGTTGTTGGCACGTTCGATGACCTCGTCGAGTTTCTTGAAACGAATCAACTGCTGAACGGGTCCGAAAATCTCTTCGCGAGCGATTGTCATATTGTCCTGGACATCGGCGAAGACCGTGGGCTCAACGAAATAGCCGGGTAGACCCTGGGGACGCTTGCCACCGGCGACAATCTTGGCGCCCTGATCCTGGCCTGTCTTGATGAGGCCCAGAATCTTGTCCATCTGCTCCTGGTTGACCTGGGGGCCCTGCTCGGTGGTCAGCTCGAAGGGATTACCAACGGAACGCTTCTTTGCACGCTCCGCACTGCGTTCCACAAACTCATCATAGATCTTATCCTCCACAAAGGTGCGAGAGCCGGCACAGCAGCATTGACCCATGTTAAAGAAGAGACCAAAATGTGCCGACTCCACGGCATAATCCAAATCGGTATCGGCCAAAATAATGTTGGGCGATTTGCCGCCCAATTCGAGCGTGACACGCTTCAAGTTGGTGTTTCCCGATGCCAATTGAATCAGTTTGCCAACATCTGTGGATCCCGTGAAGGCGACCTTATCGACATCCTGGTGATTGGCCAGGAAAGCACCTGTCTCACCCATACCGGGCAGCACATTAACCACGCCCTCGGGGAAGCCAGCTTCCTTCACCAGTTGGGCGATGTACAATGCTGTCAGACTGGTCTGCTCAGCAGGTTTCAGGACAATTGTGTTACCGGTGGCCAGGGCAGGACCCAGTTTCCAGGCCATCATCAAAATGGGAAAGTTCCAGGGTATAATCTGGCCGCACACACCCACCGGCTCATGGCGTGTATATGTGAAGAAATCACCATCCATGGGAATCGTTTTGCCGTGAGTCTTATCCGCCCAACCGGCAAAGTAACGCAGATTCTTAATTGCAGTCGGCAGATCCACGTTATAGGACATGCTGTATGGTTTGCCATTGTCGAGGGTCTCCAggctctaaaaataattagggTGTTAACATTTGCGACTTATAACAGTTGTCTTAAATACTTACTGCCAAATAGACTTGATCACGTTCCATGAGATCAGCCAGACGGTAGAGCAAACGACCACGGTCCGAAGCATCCATGCGGCGCCAAGGGGAGCCCAATCTGAAAGTTTAAGAATTCGAGAGATTAGCAAACGAATagtttttgttggtttactCACTTAAATGCCTGACGTGCCGCCTTTACGGCAAAGTCAACATCCTCCTTGCCTGCGGATTGCACCTCAGCAATGGTCTGCTCCGTGGTGGGGTTAATGGTGCCGAAGGTTTTGCCCGACTTGCTCTTGTGCCACTCATTGTTTACGAAGAGCTACAACACAAGAACAAATATGCAATAATCAgcaacaatttacaaaaaaaaaacgagtcatacaaaattttattttttatggcttAAGATTGTTAACTGATTGTGTCTAACATGATGTAGCCTCTTTTTCACCTCCACAATAGCTGATAAGCACTTGTTGCAATCTTGTTCTTATGCTTCAATATAAATACACCATCTACTGTTTATTTAATCAGTAGATTTCATTTGTAATACAATTCAAATATGAGAATATAATAcgtaaattatatacatatatcaagTTTCCACTCTCGAATATGTTTATATGCAAACTCAGCATGACATTGCATAATGTAAATATTGAGAAAAATTTTCCGCCAGACATCCATAACCCAGATCATCCATAAATTTGTTGTCTACAATTGCCCTTGAAGATTAAACTCGTTTGTggaactacaaaaaaaatcattaacatTGGCTCTAGTCAACATTaggtttataaataaatgacaataaaattaaattataaaactgtgCATTTGatgaatgtatgtaattaataaaaaataattctagatacaaaaaaaacttcttatCATCGCTTGGAGCACTAAAAATTCACAAACATGCATTTAAAAGTCTTCTTTAATCTTCATAAATTTGGCCGGCACTTAATAATATAAGTACATACTATGTGCACAAAAGCTAAATACAAATGAGTTgacgtgtatgtatgtatgtagttgctatttatattatgtactttcaatttcaactttgCTTATACTTGAAGAATTCAAGTGCAACTGGGAGAGTTCAGATGAGATAATTAGTATACAATGTGTTCCACATGCATTCCACAGTTCGTTAGACAGAAAAGCATTACAATTTGTGGAAGTTGCCAGTAGACAACAAAACTTTGCAGTCGAACGCAAATACTTTGCGAGTaagaccaaaaaaacaaacgcatGTCAAATGGTGAGCGTAAAGAGAGACACGCACAGAAGGCGTCTTTGTGATATAACAGCGGCAAGAGAGTCGAAAtgcgagaacaacaacagccggcAGACAAATAAGTGCCACAACTTTTACTctgattttttgcttattcGCCGGCTGGCACGTCTTCAATTTATATGactgtgtgtgtacatataaCATGCATATTCATTAGTATGCATATGTACaaaagaatatacatatatatacggACATAACCAGTTTAACATATGGACGTTATCTAGGGAATTACTTATAATttccaaatataattaaaacttgagtCAATCTTGTGTATTAATTGAGAGGCGAaagattttgattttctttttgctaTCGTGATTTGTGCTTTGAATAGACTTTCAGTACCGGCATAAGAGTGAGCAGTGCAACAGAGGGAGACAGCAAGAGCAGCTGCGCTTTGTCAAGGTCAGAGAACGACAATACACAATATTATCATGTTTCATATCAACAACACCGCACAGTTAAACTTTCagattgtacatatgtatatacatatgtacatatatgtatttccaATGGTTTGATAACAGATTTGCTAAAATAAtcgtatataaatatgaactGTATTTATGTACTTACACCGGTGTAGAGCACGTCTGGAGAAGTCTGAGGCTGCGGAATTGACGCATATGAGGCAGTAGCTGCATAATTTTTACACTGTGCTCGCAACAAGGCTGTGGTTCTTAGAGTACGCAGCATTTTGTAGTTAATTAGCGATTTCCGAATGAGTATGACAACAGACACCGTATTAAAGCGTGCTAATATCGCAGCGGTCGATTAGCAACTGAGGAATAGTGTAGCAGCTTTCAGCGCGAAAGCTACCATAAACGTGTTGAGAGAAAATTAGCCCGCCAAACTGTGGTTGGCTCTCTTTAACTTTTTGaagcaacacaaaacaactttgagaagcaaaagcaaaacagcTGCTGATCGCGTAACGACTCTCATCTCGCTCATTTTGAGCGTACGTCAAATTAAGAGATATGCAGAACACTCGCGAGTTTTGCTATAAAAACTCAATTGCTTTTGATGTGTGTATTTtcttatgtgtatgtgtttttgtatgtatgtacttgttTCATGAACAATTGAGTCGTTTACTATTTGCGATTAATTATGAATCTTAGGAAGAAATTAtctgttttcaaaaaaaaagcttaccaactttttataaatactacTTACTAACTAACTTTAAAATGTACTAGTTTTTggttaaaatgtttcaaaagtGAGAAACCTGCTTAGGCAACAACACTCATTGAAACAAAAGTTGtacttaagttttttttcttttttctaatttttagtttcaatTAGTGAGCGGAAAAATGTCCGATTGCAGACAATTGAAAGTTTACGCAATTGAACATGTTTTCACTCAAATGGTCAGTATCCTTCTTTAGCTTGCTAGACGACAACGTTGTTGTCTTAAGTTCAAGCTCAAGCTTGTTATAAGAAATTGTGCAGTGTTAGGTAAACATGTTCCCTTACTTTTGTATGCTTTAAATTAAGTAGCTTCTTTAAAAAGGTTTGGTACACACGAGAGTTCAATATGGCGTTACATTGAAATAATCTTGTTGATTCTTTCtataataacttaaatttaagactttttttttacaacttgTACTTAAAGCTCATAAAGTTAATCACTGTCGATAGTTTGATAGTTTTGTATGGTCAAACTGATACAAATATCGGTTCCAACTCCGGTTCTGGTacatcgcaaaaaaaaaacaatttcgataaaaggttctattttggttttgttttttcggttccggtattaggacaacaacaaatcgcaCCGGTGCAAACGTTTCGGTTTctgaaaaagaatttatttaggTTCCGgctccggtactaaaaattaaatggttagcttcggttaacggttccggtattaTTCACTGATTATCTGTCAtttgtattcatattttttttaggttaattaatatattcattttttaatgcagTTAGTTAAAGGAACAAGGGCAAAAACTATAAACACATTTAAcgaactttattttttatttatgaaggCTACTTGTCAGTGTTAATCATCGTCAAACTTTATTTTGCTGCTTgagtttttaaactttattaaaaacagcGAACGCCATCCAGCGTAACTCAATTATGCCTCTGGcgataaattatgatttttatcaactttttTACTCATACAtaatttgcttttactttGTGACTGGGCAGCATTATCAACAATATCTCAATTCTTTGAAATATCTATAATgcataaaaagtataaattatcTAAAATCGACCTTTGAAGGGAAAATATCTGTcgaaattaaaactaaaagcgtttcatttattttatttaatattcaactgGAAAGTCCACCTAGAAATTATAGGCTAGAAttcgaaatataaaattatttcttgctttgtatttttttaagtccaGAGTGCGTTGAAGTTGCCCAACACTTAATTGCCCAAATTGATAtgacaattataaatatcccggccaaattattacaaaattatgtacgataattatttgtttgttcgCTTTTAACGCAATCAGCGTAGTTAGACAAATGCGTTACGAATACGCACCGATGTCCAAATCAGGACACTCAAGAGAAATCACAAACGAAATTACAAAACTAGTGCCGAATGAATAAGTGAGCATGACCACCCAATGATCTGGTTGTCCTGTGTTCATTGGTCGATACTTGGCTATAGACTGCCATGGTCAATTACCATAATCAAGCAGGGCCAATAAACTTTATTGTCGATTGTTCTGTGCGTTGGCCGAAATGTcattgttcttgttcttgttgctgctcttaACAGCcgtatgaaatatttaatttatcccACACAAACAGTTCGAAATTAAGAATGAATCGCATGTGGGAGACGCAGGAGACTCTCAAATGTCAACGCGCATTTTGCCAGGCTGGGATAATTTAACAGGGCTACAGCTGTGAaatgtcatttaaaataaattgttggaAATTggcacaaattgaatttaattatttcgtGTGGTTATCAGGAAATTCAATTGGACAATGCTTGTCGCtagattttgttattaaagcATCAATTCGGAATAATACTCAGTTGattagtaaaattaatatggttaaaaagttaaaaagtgCCTATTGGGGAGTATTTTGTCCTTATAtgacaatatatataatttcatgaGTATATGGTTAAAAAAGCATAGTTCAGAAATGTACAATTGTAAATACACTGTAAACGGAGGAtacttaaacataaataaatgtttaattcaCAGATTGTTTATAACAGAATAAAACTTATTGactaatttttaagtaaatattattagcataaaataattcttatgTTCATTTTTAAGAGTTAAGTTCATACAACATTCTactcacttaaaaaaaaaaaaaaatcaaaatcgatACGATGCCTCATCTGCCTCACTTTATACATTTCTATCTCTATACTAAAGCTTTTTCCTGAATTCTAATTTCCAATGACATATAGCCATGCAGTCTTGCACATATatcattaaatatacatttccATATGCTTCACTGGATTCTTGAAAAATCgataaaacaaattgtggcaATAATTACAAGATATTTGAACATGCTATTTaatcaaaacacaaaaaatatgaaactttCGCCACAAAACCAATTTCGAACATGCACATTCATACagttgtatatacatatgtgtttaCAATGTAAACTTTACATATATACTGTAAAAAATTCTAtggataaaataaataaggaaaaaatttcaatgcacAGCAAAAGAAGCTGGCTAAAAGGTCAGCAGAAAATTGGAAATGTATGCAAATGGCTTATGGCTGGATTTACTTACACTTTGAAGCGTCCTTGTCCTTGGCCCCACCCAGTGGGGGGTTAtttccttcttcttttttttatcactcACTTTCAGGAAGCAACCCAACCTGACCGAGCGTGTTAgcaataagttttttttgtggtgcGATTTAATGGAAAACTGCGAAAGGGTCAAGCAGACAACACACAAGGATAAAAGAATTATGGCGATGGTAATTTGTAAAGTTATTATGGCATAAATGGCAGTTCGAATGGGGCTAACAGGGCGTATGAGTAGTGCAGctaatttgtatgtaaatccacttaaatttattgccaCCCGTTTTTCATCTCTTCCCATCTCTCTTCATCTTCTTTAAACACTCTCGTTACAGATATGAAACATACAAGGCGACGCTCAAGAAAATTCCGGCAACGCGTCTCTCACGTCTGACCGAGGCACTGGCCAACTATGATCCGGTGCTCAATGAGTATTTCTTCGATCGTCATCCAGGTGTCTT includes the following:
- the LOC117780289 gene encoding aldehyde dehydrogenase, mitochondrial; translated protein: MLRTLRTTALLRAQCKNYAATASYASIPQPQTSPDVLYTGLFVNNEWHKSKSGKTFGTINPTTEQTIAEVQSAGKEDVDFAVKAARQAFKLGSPWRRMDASDRGRLLYRLADLMERDQVYLASLETLDNGKPYSMSYNVDLPTAIKNLRYFAGWADKTHGKTIPMDGDFFTYTRHEPVGVCGQIIPWNFPILMMAWKLGPALATGNTIVLKPAEQTSLTALYIAQLVKEAGFPEGVVNVLPGMGETGAFLANHQDVDKVAFTGSTDVGKLIQLASGNTNLKRVTLELGGKSPNIILADTDLDYAVESAHFGLFFNMGQCCCAGSRTFVEDKIYDEFVERSAERAKKRSVGNPFELTTEQGPQVNQEQMDKILGLIKTGQDQGAKIVAGGKRPQGLPGYFVEPTVFADVQDNMTIAREEIFGPVQQLIRFKKLDEVIERANNSDYGLAAGIFTKDLDKANYLVNGLRAGTVWVNTYNALAAQAPFGGYKMSGHGRENGEYALSNYTEVKSVIIKVPQKNS